A region of Microtus ochrogaster isolate Prairie Vole_2 linkage group LG1, MicOch1.0, whole genome shotgun sequence DNA encodes the following proteins:
- the LOC101981933 gene encoding transmembrane protease serine 11B-like protein — MSFICRPVIDSHKSFPWWVIILGVLGVLAVLGITIGLLVHFLAVENKIYYYRGSFKVLNIPYDRNYERETSPESNYLSKILETKMVDAFQNSNIYRQYINSQIITLIPDSNSVTANIWLVFKDPRSNKENTRRRIESILRQMLENQSGSLTTDPGSLKLMEINKVDAEKIINNRCGRRPRMSATYDRIKGGSTAQKGEWPWQASLRVNGRHYCGASLIGARFLLTAAHCLQKTKNPENLTVSFGTKVTPPYMQHHVQEVIIHENYVKGEHHDDIAVVVLTENVVFKNDVHRVCLPEATQIFPPGEGVVVTGWGALSHNGESPLLLQKASVKIIDTNTCNAEEAYNGRIENTMLCAGYMEGNIDACQGDSGGPLVHPNSRDIWYLVGIVSWGHECGRINKPGVYTKVTAYRDWIASKTGI; from the exons ATGTCCTTCATTTGTAGACCAGTCATAGATTCCCACAAATCCTTCCCATGGTGGGTAATCATCCTTGGTGTGCTTGGCGTGCTGGCAGTCCTTGGGATAACGATTGGACTCTTAGTTCACTTTTTGGCAGTAG AAAACAAGATCTACTACTATCGAGGTAGCTTTAAAGTGCTGAATATTCCATATGACAGAAATTATGAGCGGGAGACATCACCAGAAAGTAACTACCTCAGTAAAATCCTCGAGACTAAA ATGGTTGATGCCTTTCAAAATTCTAACATTTACAGACAATATATCAACTCTCAGATAATCACATTGAT TCCTGACAGCAACAGCGTGACAGCAAACATATGGCTGGTGTTCAAGGACCCCAGGTCAAACAAGGAAAACACAAGAAGGAGAATCGAAAGCATATTACGTCAGATGCTAGAGAACCAATCAGGATCCTTGACTACAGATCCAGGGTCTCTGAAGCTCATGG AAATCAATAAGGTTGATGCTGAAAAGATTATCAACAACC GCTGTGGGAGACGACCAAGAATGTCAGCAACCTACGACAGGATCAAGGGAGGCTCCACTGCTCAGAAAGGAGAATGGCCATGGCAAGCGAGTCTCAGAGTGAATGGCAGACACTACTGTGGGGCATCACTGATTGGTGCAAGGTTCCTGCTGACAGCAGCTCACTGCCTTCAAAA AACAAAAAATCCAGAAAACCTAACCGTTAGCTTTGGCACTAAAGTGACTCCTCCCTACATGCAGCATCATGTTCAAGAAGTTATTATCCACGAAAACTATGTGAAGGGGGAGCATCATGATGATATTGCAGTTGTTGTGCTCACTGAGAACGTCGTATTCAAGAACGATGTACATCGGGTTTGCCTTCCGGAAGCCACGCAGATTTTCCCACCGGGGGAAGGGGTCGTTGTTACCGGCTGGGGAGCACTTTCGCACAACG GTGAATCCCCATTGCTACTTCAGAAAGCATCTGTTAAAATTATTGACACAAACACTTGCAATGCTGAAGAAGCTTACAATGGCAGGATAGAGAACACAATGCTCTGTGCTGGTTACATGGAAGGCAATATCGACGCTTGCCAG GGTGACTCTGGAGGACCACTAGTTCACCCCAATTCTCGAGATATTTGGTACCTTGTTGGGATAGTGAGCTGGGGACATGAATGTGGCAGAATCAACAAGCCAGGGGTCTATACGAAAGTGACTGCCTACCGTGACTGGATTGCCTCCAAGACTGGTATCTAG